Within the Serratia sp. UGAL515B_01 genome, the region CTTTTCTTTATGACCCTCGGCAAAAAAAGTACTAAACCAAGCATTACAGATTTGGATACCACGGATTTCCAACATCGGTTTCAATACGTTAGGATCGCGTGGGTACTTACTACCCACCTCACTGCCCGTGAACCCTGCAAGTGCCATTTCACTGACACATTGCTGAAACGTGTTCTCTTTCCCTAATTCAGGCATATCGTCATTCGTCCAGCCAATAGGGGCAATAGCCAGCTTTACGTTATCTTTATTCATCTTCAGCCTCAGTAATTTAGGCACTTGTCGGCCTAGTTACCATAAAAACCCGGGCGGGCAGGTAACGTAACCGGTACAACCTCACCGCTGAGTTGTGCCGCAATACAAGCATCGGCAGTTACCGCTGCTGCATAACCATCCCAGGCAGATGGGCCCGTTAACTTGCCAGCTTGCACATCATTAATAAAACCTTGTAACTCAACGTCATAGGCATCAATAAAGCGATCTTTCCAGTCAGTAAGGATTTCAGTAGACAGTTTGGCACCGCTACGCATCTGCACTGAAGAAGGCTCAGGCAATTTGGCAATGCCGGTTTCACCCACGACCTCACATTGAATGTCGTAACCGTATTGGCAGTTAACAAAAATTTCGACATCAATACGGGTACCTTTTACCGTTTCCATCAATACAATTTGCGGATCTTTAAGATGTGGGAAGGCTTTGGTACTTTTGCGTGGAAACACAACCTGCACAGAGACGTAATCATCGTCCAATAACCAGCGCAGTACGTCGATTTCGTGGATAAGCGTATCGGTAATCGCCATATCCGTGGTGTAGGCTTCCCCCACCCTAGGGTTACGATGAGCACAATGCAACATCAGCGGTTCGCCGATCTGTCCACTGGTTAATACCTGTTTCAAGGCGCGGTAACCTTGATCATAGGGACGCATAAAACCTACCTGAACCAAACGTTTACCGTACTTGGCCTCTGCCTCCACAATGTTTTTGCAACCTTGCGCAGTAACCGCCAGCGGTTTCTCACAAAATACCGGTTTGCCAGCAGCAATAGCGGCCAATACAAACTCCTCATGGCTTGGCCCCCAAGATGTCACCAACAACGCCTGCACGTCTGCAGAATTGATCAAATCATGGCCATTATCATAAACCCTGGCATCCAGATTTAGCTCACTGACTACACCAGCTGCGCTATCCCGATTGATGTCATTCACTGCCACTATGCGGCTCCCTTGCAGAACTTTACTGCAACGGCGAATATGATCCCTACCGATGGCTCCTGTACCAATAACCCCTATGTTCAATGTCATTTTCGTTATCCTCGTGGGCATGTGCTTGGCAGACTCAAGGTCTGGAAATAGGTATAGTTACGCCTTACCGTTTTTTAAACATCGGCACTATTTCGTTCGCTTTTTCCGGCTATAACTTGAAATTCCTAGGGTAGATCGTTATCAGTAGTCGCGAGCTTTATCGATGTTCTCTTGCAACTTGCGGGCAACGGCGACAATTTTTTCGCTTTTGGCTACCTGAGCCCCCCCTACACGCCACCAACTGAGATACTTGTGGACCATGGTTTTTGGCAATACTTTGATATCCAGTAAGGTAGAAACACGTTGCTTACGAGCATCCATGAGAGCATCTATCAGCTGTTCCTCAGTAGTAATGCTGTAGGTTTTGCAACCGTATGCAGCGGCTAACATAGCGAAGTTTACCGGGACAAAATTGCCATCAAGTTTCCCACCTTGCTGGTCGCGGAAACGGAACTCAGTGGTGTAACTCTCCATACCGTGTTCCATTTGTAAGTTGTTAATGCAGCCGTTAGTCATATTGTCAAAAAGCAACACATTGATTTTACAACCTTCCTGGATCGAGGTGACCAGCTCAGAGTGCAGCATCATGAATGCACCATCGCCTACCATGGCGTAAACTTCACGCTGTGGTTCTGCCAGTTTGACGCCTAAGGCCGCATTAACTTCATAACCCATACAAGAGTAGCCGTACTCAACGTGATAGCCGTGTTCCCCATGGTTTTGCCAGACGCGCTGCAAATCCCCAGGCAGGCTGCCTGCGGCAGCAACGATGATACTGTCCTGTGGCAAATTCTGATTTAGCAATCCCAGAACACGGCTTTGGGTCAATACAGAACCCGTTTTTTCAATGAACTCGCCAAAAACGCGTTCACGATCAAGAGAATCGTCAATTTCTGGCACAAAGCCGGCTCCGGTATAGACAGCCTGATAGACACGTGCCGTTTCTTTTTGCTGGTCATCAAGAACTTCACGAATGGCATTTTGCCAACCAGAACGATAATCAGCTTTTATCAGTAGAGAATGGAGAGAAACCAGTGCAACACGGGCGTCTGCCAACACCTGAACGCCGTCTAGTTTGCCCGCATCAAATGCACTGACATTAATGTTGAGGAAAGCGACTTCAGGGTTCTGGAAAAGCCATTTTGACGAGGTAGTAAAATCGGTATAGCGCGTGCCGACACCAATTACTAAATCGGCCTGTTTTGCCAACGTATTTGCCGCTAGACAGCCAGTTTCACCGATCCCACCAACGTTGTAAGGATGGCCAGAAGACACTGTTCCTTTACCCGCTTGGGTTTCAGCAAACGGAATATGAAACTGCTCAGCAAACTGTTGCAAGACTTGCCCTGCCTGTGAATATTTCACACCGCCGCCGCAGACTAAAAGTGGTTTACGCTTGCTCGCTAACAGCGCCAATGCATCCGCCAACATACCTTCGCTTGCCGGGCGACGTTCAAGACGGTGCAGCCGTTTCTGGAAGAAATAATCTGGGTAATCATAAGCTTCCCCCTGTACGTCTTGCGGAAGACATAGCGTTACAGCGCCGGTCTCCGCAGGTTCGGTCAGAACACGCATAGCGTTGATACAGGCACTCATCAGCTGTTCTGGACGTACAATACGGTCCCAGTATTTGCTGACGGCTCGGAAAGCATCATTGGTACTGATACTCAGATCATAGGATTGCTCAATCTGCTGCAATACGGGATCGGGCTGACGAGAGGCATATACATCACCTGGCAACAACAACAACGGGATCCGGTTTGCTGTGGCGGTCGCTGCAGCAGTAATCATATTAGCCGCACCGGGGCCAACAGAGGACGTACAGGCGTAAATCTGTTGACGCAGCTTCTGCTTGGCAAACCCAGTGGCTGCATGTGCCATACCCTGTTCATTACGTCCCTGATGCACCACCAGAGCACCACAATCCTGTTCCAATGCTTGTCCAAGGCCGAGTACGTTGCCATGACCAAAAATAGCAAAAATACCTTTTACGAATTTGGTTTCCACACCATCCACCAGTAAATACTGGTTGTCGAGAAATCTGACGAGTGCCTGTGCCATGGTTAACTTGATCTTACCCATTTACTCATCCTTTCGATTAGCGTTATCCCCTTTGCCATCATTGTGGCTTAGAAGCTAGTAGGCATATCTGGTGGCTTTTGATAGACAAAAGCGATTGTTCTCTTTTATTCGGATTTAAGTCGTGCTCATTTTACAAAAATTTTGAAATACAAATCGATTATAAACAAATATATTTTCCATTAAATATCAATACAGAAAAAATATTTCATTTTGAGATAAAGATCGCATTATAACTTACGAATGACATATTTTTTATCCTTTCAATTCATATCATTAAACATAAAAACAATTACATATCATTCAGTTAAATGAACTTACACATCGATACAAGCTGCTGATATCACTACGATACCAACATTTTCTCTTCGGGTTTAAGTCAAACACTTTCGCACTAACATTAGCCTGTCTCTAAGCCCCTTTTATTTTGTAAAAGTAAAAAATAAAATTCACCATTTTTTTGGGGTGTAAATTTCATTCAATCTTGAAATTGAAATTTTTATTCCCCATACTTCCCCTATGCTTCCTGCTTACTTCCTCTACCGGGTCGCAATCGAGTTTTGCTTAATGACAGAAGGAAACGAGTATGGCTACACAACAAAAGCAGCTTGATGTTATTTGCCTCGGGCGGATCGCTGTTGATTTCTATGCTCAACAAATCGGCGCACGCCTGGAAGATGCCAGCACATTCGCCAAATATCTTGGCGGCTCCTCGGGCAACGTGGCTTATGGCACAGCAATTCAAGGGCTAAAATCCGGCATGTTGGCTCGCGTTGGAGATGAGCACATGGGCCGTTTCTTGCGTGAAGAACTCCAGCGCGTTGGGGTAGATACACAAAACCTGATCACTGACAAACAGCGTCTGACAGGCTTGGTGATCCTAGGTATCAAGGATCGGGATACTTTTCCGCTCATTTTCTACCGTGAGAACTGTGCCGACATGGCACTAACACCCGATGATATTGATGAAAACTACATCGCTTCATCGCGGGCTTTGGCCATCACTGGTACACATCTTTCCCACCCTAATACCCGTGCAGCGGTCCTTAAAGCACTGGAGTATGCACACAGGCACGGGCTGCGTACCGCGCTGGATATTGATTATCGGCCGGTACTGTGGGGGTTGACATCATTGGGTGATGGTGAAACCCGTTTTGTCGAATCAGAGAAAGTGACACGCGAGTTGCAGGAAGTGTTACACCATTTCGATCTGATTGTCGGAACAGAGGAAGAGTTTCATATCGCTGGTGGTAGTACAGACACGCTTACAGCCCTTAAAAATGTTCGCAAGGTTACTCAGGCAACATTGGTGTGTAAACGTGGGGCACAAGGGTGCTCGGTATTTGAAGATGACATCCCCAATAATTGGCAACAGGTCAAACTGCATTCAGGTGTTCGGGTTGAAGTGTTAAACGTATTGGGGGCTGGCGATGCTTTTATGTCTGGTCTATTGCGTGGCTACCTCAATAATGAGGGCTGGGAGCAGGCCTGTCGTTATGCTAATGCCTGCGGAGCACTAGTTGTATCACGCCATGGTTGTGCTCCCGCCATGCCAACCAAATTCGAGCTGGACGATTATCTGCAACGCGAGCAGGATGTAAAA harbors:
- a CDS encoding Gfo/Idh/MocA family oxidoreductase translates to MTLNIGVIGTGAIGRDHIRRCSKVLQGSRIVAVNDINRDSAAGVVSELNLDARVYDNGHDLINSADVQALLVTSWGPSHEEFVLAAIAAGKPVFCEKPLAVTAQGCKNIVEAEAKYGKRLVQVGFMRPYDQGYRALKQVLTSGQIGEPLMLHCAHRNPRVGEAYTTDMAITDTLIHEIDVLRWLLDDDYVSVQVVFPRKSTKAFPHLKDPQIVLMETVKGTRIDVEIFVNCQYGYDIQCEVVGETGIAKLPEPSSVQMRSGAKLSTEILTDWKDRFIDAYDVELQGFINDVQAGKLTGPSAWDGYAAAVTADACIAAQLSGEVVPVTLPARPGFYGN
- the iolD gene encoding 3D-(3,5/4)-trihydroxycyclohexane-1,2-dione acylhydrolase (decyclizing), whose amino-acid sequence is MGKIKLTMAQALVRFLDNQYLLVDGVETKFVKGIFAIFGHGNVLGLGQALEQDCGALVVHQGRNEQGMAHAATGFAKQKLRQQIYACTSSVGPGAANMITAAATATANRIPLLLLPGDVYASRQPDPVLQQIEQSYDLSISTNDAFRAVSKYWDRIVRPEQLMSACINAMRVLTEPAETGAVTLCLPQDVQGEAYDYPDYFFQKRLHRLERRPASEGMLADALALLASKRKPLLVCGGGVKYSQAGQVLQQFAEQFHIPFAETQAGKGTVSSGHPYNVGGIGETGCLAANTLAKQADLVIGVGTRYTDFTTSSKWLFQNPEVAFLNINVSAFDAGKLDGVQVLADARVALVSLHSLLIKADYRSGWQNAIREVLDDQQKETARVYQAVYTGAGFVPEIDDSLDRERVFGEFIEKTGSVLTQSRVLGLLNQNLPQDSIIVAAAGSLPGDLQRVWQNHGEHGYHVEYGYSCMGYEVNAALGVKLAEPQREVYAMVGDGAFMMLHSELVTSIQEGCKINVLLFDNMTNGCINNLQMEHGMESYTTEFRFRDQQGGKLDGNFVPVNFAMLAAAYGCKTYSITTEEQLIDALMDARKQRVSTLLDIKVLPKTMVHKYLSWWRVGGAQVAKSEKIVAVARKLQENIDKARDY
- a CDS encoding bifunctional 5-dehydro-2-deoxygluconokinase/5-dehydro-2-deoxyphosphogluconate aldolase, which gives rise to MATQQKQLDVICLGRIAVDFYAQQIGARLEDASTFAKYLGGSSGNVAYGTAIQGLKSGMLARVGDEHMGRFLREELQRVGVDTQNLITDKQRLTGLVILGIKDRDTFPLIFYRENCADMALTPDDIDENYIASSRALAITGTHLSHPNTRAAVLKALEYAHRHGLRTALDIDYRPVLWGLTSLGDGETRFVESEKVTRELQEVLHHFDLIVGTEEEFHIAGGSTDTLTALKNVRKVTQATLVCKRGAQGCSVFEDDIPNNWQQVKLHSGVRVEVLNVLGAGDAFMSGLLRGYLNNEGWEQACRYANACGALVVSRHGCAPAMPTKFELDDYLQREQDVKRPDRDIRLNHLHRVTTRKQQWPELCVFAFDHRKQLADMAREAGVDDGRIPQLKTLLLAAAQAAANEAGLKGNSGILADTTYGQEALNAITGKGWWIGRPVELPSSRPLRLEHGNIGSQLIDWPLEHVVKCLVFYHPLDAKELRREQDEQIVDIYRGCCKSGHELLLEVILPDSIPDKDESYYLETLEHFYQLGIQPDWWKLPPLSAATWQKVGKLIETHDPFCRGVLILGLDSLEETLQAGFAAAADTFWVKGFAVGRTIFGTSSRLWLQGEISDAELIEQVKQKYLRLIGFWRLYRPLSNSRISSPAF